The Meriones unguiculatus strain TT.TT164.6M chromosome 6, Bangor_MerUng_6.1, whole genome shotgun sequence genome has a window encoding:
- the Il6st gene encoding interleukin-6 receptor subunit beta isoform X2, whose translation MVEATGVTGARKHMGSLMKTALPPSEANGKILDYEVILTQWKSLSQNYSVRGTELIVNLTDSRYIASLAARTKVGKSDATVLTIPSSYFKASYPVVDLKAFPKDNKLWVEWTPPPKSVSKYIVEWCVLSDEAPCTPDWQQEDNTVNKTYLRGSLLESKCYLITVTPVFTNGPGIPESIKAYLKQAAPSKGPTVRTKKVGKNEAVLEWDQLPVDAQNGFIRNYSISYKTIAGNEIVVNVDSSHTEYTLSSLSSDTLYMVRMAAYTDEGGKDGPEFTFTTSKFAQGEIEAIVVPVCLAFLLTTLLGVLFCFNKRDLIKKHIWPNVPDPSKSHIAQWSPHTPPRHNFNSKDQMYSDGNFTDVSVVEIEANNKKPCPDDLKSLDLFKKEKLSTEGHSSGIGGSSCLSSSRPSLSSSEENECAQSTASTVQYSTVVHSGYRHQVPSVQVFSRSESTQPLLDSEERPEDLQLLDSVDSSEEILPRQQYFKQNCSQPEASPDSSQMFERSNQALSGSEEGLVRLKQQQGSDPILQPCGSEQRSLFQESSAALALGMGTDGQVERFESAGMETAIDEEIPKSYLPQTVRQGGYMPQ comes from the exons ATGGTAGAGGCTACTGGAGTGACTGGAGCGAGGAAGCACATGGGATCACTTATGAAGACC GCATTACCTCCTTCTGAAGCCAACGGAAAAATCTTGGATTATGAAGTGATTCTTACACAGTGGAAATCACTTTCCCAGAATTACTCAGTCAGGGGTACAGAATTGATAGTAAATCTCACCGATAGTCGCTACATAGCATCTCTGGCAGCAAGGACTAAGGTTGGCAAGTCAGACGCAACGGTGCTCACCATCCCCAGCTCCTACTTCAAAG CTTCTTACCCGGTTGTGGATCTTAAAGCATTCCCAAAAGATAATAAGCTCTGGGTAGAATGGACTCCTCCACCTAAATCTGTGAGCAAATACATAGTTGAGTGGTGTGTGTTGTCGGATGAAGCCCCCTGCACCCCAGACTGGCAGCAAGAAGATAACACTGTGAACAAAACCTATTTAAGAG GCAGCCTGCTGGAGAGTAAGTGCTATCTGATCACAGTTACCCCCGTGTTCACCAACGGGCCAGGAATACCAGAGTCCATAAAGGCATACCTCAAACAAGCCG CACCTTCTAAAGGACCTACTGTTCGGAcaaagaaagtggggaaaaacGAAGCTGTCTTAGAATGGGACCAACTTCCTGTTGATGCTCAGAATGGATTTATTCGAAACTACTCTATTTCTTATAAAACCATTGCTGGAAATGAAATTG TCGTGAATGTGGATTCTTCCCACACAGAATATACCCTGTCCTCTCTGAGCAGTGATACGCTGTACATGGTACGAATGGCAGCCTACACAGATGAAGGCGGAAAAGACGGTCCGGAATTCACTTTCACAACATCAAAGTTTG CTCAGGGAGAGATAGAAGCCATCGTCGTGCCTGTGTGCCTGGCGTTTCTCTTGACAACGCTGCTCGGGGTCCTGTTCTGCTTTAACAAACGAGACCT aattaAAAAACACATCTGGCCTAACGTTCCAGATCCTTCAAAGAGTCATATTGCCCAGTGGTCACCTCACACGCCCCCAAGG CACAATTTTAACTCCAAAGATCAAATGTACTCAGATGGCAATTTCACCGATGTAAGCGTTGTAGAAATCGAAGCGAACAACAAAAAGCCTTGTCCAGATGACCTGAAATCGCTGGACCTGTTCAAGAAGGAAAAACTGAGTACGGAGGGCCACAGCAGCGGCATCGGGGGCTCCTCGTGCCTGTCGTCCTCCAGGCCCAGCCTCTCCAGCAGCGAGGAGAACGAGTGCGCGCAGAGCACCGCCAGCACGGTGCAGTACTCCACCGTGGTGCACAGCGGCTACCGGCACCAGGTCCCGTCCGTGCAGGTCTTCTCCAGGTCGGAGTCCACCCAGCCCCTGCTGGACTCGGAGGAGCGGCCCGAAGACCTGCAGCTGCTGGACAGTGTGGACAGCAGCGAGGAGATCTTGCCCAGGCAGCAGTATTTCAAACAGAACTGCAGTCAGCCTGAAGCCAGCCCAGATAGTTCACAAATGTTTGAAAGGTCAAACCAAGCTTTGTCAGGCAGCGAGGAGGGTCTGGTCAGACTGAAACAGCAGCAGGGTTCAGATCCCATCTTGCAGCCCTGTGGGTCTGAGCAGCGGAGCCTGTTTCAGGAAAGTTCGGCTGCCCTTGCTCTCGGCATGGGGACCGATGGACAAGTAGAGAGATTTGAGTCAGCTGGAATGGAGACAGCAATTGATGAAGAAATCCCTAAAAGCTACTTGCCACAGACTGTAAGACAAGGTGGCTACATGCCACAGTGA